Below is a genomic region from Henckelia pumila isolate YLH828 chromosome 3, ASM3356847v2, whole genome shotgun sequence.
GATTCAGATGTTATCAGCAAGAAAGTTAAGGGGAAAAGGAAACCAAAGCAATCAATCAAAGGAAGCCTGAAGTTCCTGGTGATAAAGGTactgtttttgttgtttttcttggagtGGCATAGTTTATATTGACTTGATTCTGGATCATCGAATGGTTACAGTTTTTTTATGTTCTGCTTATCTGCTTAAACTTGTTTGATATCCAGAACTTGCCGAGACTTGAAGGTGTCATTCACGACTTACCCAAAACAGTTTATACTGGGGACATGCGTTGCCTTACTTTAGAGATACGAAATCCATCAAAAATATCCGTAAAGGTActctttttttaattattattattttttacttttttcacTCATGTACTATCTTGTCAACAACTAAGGAAGCATGTGATTTCACTTCCATCGTATTTGGGAAACACCGTCTGTGAGTAAAAAGTGTTGGCTGATTTGTGTAGTTTAAATTTTGTGCAAAACATAATTGTCTGTTCCTGGTTCATATCTGGTATAGAGTCATCTTTCACTATTTTAGCAGCACTAGTTAAAGGAAAGTAAATACAAACTTGTTATAGTTCTTACTCATTCGTATTTTTCCAGTGtcacattatttatttattttatgctttCTCAGCTAACATTTTTTAATACTCGGATTTATGCATTGTTACACTTTACATGGAAACAGCAAAAGTAATATCAAGTGTTCAATTTTTAATTCAGTTTCAGATTCAACATTTTGGATGTGCAGAGCTTCTAATGTCATGTTTTTCACATGGTAGATTGTTTTAGATTAATGGACtgtatggttttttttttaacttttaaagTCTTGTTTTATTCTATGAGCGGTGTGACGTATCAAACTCTCACAAGCTATTTTGACTTCTCAGTGAAACAATGAGATATGCAAAATCTGATTTTAATTATGGTTGTCGCAGAATGATTATCCGTTCCAAAGTTGATCACTTCCTTCCACACAATATTATGATTTCATTTCTAGGATATGAATTTGTTGTTTCCCAAAATTATTGAAAGTTACCTCTTCTGTATTGATTTTGCATGTTGTTGAACGCCTGGTGCTTGTTGAAACCATGCCTTAGTCTTGGTGATTGAAGTTCCTTCTTTGTTTCTCTTCTGTCTCTTTGGTGGATCCATGTGTTCCTGCATCATATTTATGTTTTCGCGATGGTTTGACTAATtgctaattttataatttatccATTTACTCCAGGTATTGGAGTGTAACAATTGTTTGCTAGTATTGCCCtggttaattttttatattgtgATGTCCAGCTGCTGAGGAAATATTACCTTTGTTCATCGTTTTTCTGCTGTTTTCTCTATTGGCAGAATTTGAAAATGCGGGTCAATCATCCAAGATTTATTAACATTGCAGAGCAGGAAGTTATAGAGCAAGAATTTCCAACTTGTCTTGAAAAACAAGATAACTCACAAAATTCGACTTATCTGGATACTGCCAAATATACAAATAGTGTATTTGTTTTCCCTGAGGTCATTGGGCTTTGCCTTTTATTTACATTTGCACTTTCTAGCATATTCAGTGTATTCTGTATTCAcgtttcaactcttttttcccAGACCGAGCCAATTTGTTGGGAAAAGCCATTAATGTGGCCGCTTTGGTTTAGGGCTGCTGTAGCTGGAAATGTTTCGCTGTGCATAACCATTTACTATGAGGTGGAAGAAAAATCAACTCTCATAATTTATCGAACTTTAAGAATGCATTACAAATTGGAGGTATGTCCTGAAAAGAAGTATGATCTTATTGTTGCTgcattttaagttttatttgtaGCATGCAAAACTTGATTGAATATCTGAGAGTATATATGTTTCTCATTTGGTATGACTCGTCAATCAATAGAAGGAATTGTACTTGGTGCTTGTTCATTCATTAACCAATTGAAATCAGGATATATTGATACAAGTATAGATCTCCAACAGCATATGCTGCATATCTGTCATTGATTTTCTCCTTTTTCATCATCTGAAAATTTATAGGTACTTCCATCTCTGGAAGTGACATTCCAACTCAGGCCTTGTCCTTCCAGATTGCATGAGTTCCTTGTGCGGATGGAAATTATCAACAGAACCACTTCAGAGAGTTTCCAAATTCACCAATTATCATGTGTTGGATACCAGTGGGAACTCGCACTTCTTCAGTCAACAGATTCTGGCTTTCCTTCGGATTTCTTAATGGCTGGACAGGCTTTGTCATGGTTTTTCAAGCTTAAGGTTTGTGTCAAAGTTGGAAGTTTTCTTAAAGTGACTTGTGGATATTActtttgaaaatattcttgTTAGGTTTACTGCTTTGTATACTTTTACCTGGACAGAGATGATTTGCTAGAGGTGTCTCCATGCTTAAATCATTATTCTATCAAATCTGTGTAGTTGACTCCAGACTGGAGCTGTGTGCAATTTTTTGtcttcttcttccttctttttttttgggggggagTATAACGATGTATGCTGTAACACTATGCTATTTGTGTTAGCCCCAAAAAGCAGAGTCTCCACTTTATTACTTACTAGATTTTTCAACATCTTATTTTTTACATTTACCCTActctttttatattatttttctggAGTTCCCGTGTTAAGTTATTTTTGGATGCAGAAATTCCAAACACAAGTGACTGGTGAAGATTATATGTCTTCTCTTTTCACTTCAGGAAGGGCAGATGTAAAACTTTGTGCTGGGGATTCCAAACGGCTCTATGATACGTCGATATCGCCTCTTAATATATTTCACCATCATGAAAGAATGCACCAGAAAAGACCAGAGCAGGTTTACCGTCTTTGCCTTTTATTTTGTCCTGCTCAATTATCAGTTGGCATTGACATACTTATATtcatccttttcttttctttttttgaaaCAACTTATGTTCATCCTTAATTAAATTGTCAGTGTTGAGTTTTTAAATGTATGTAACATGAATGTGATGTTCCAAATTGTGAAAATGGTTTTCTCATCCGTGTTCATTCTATCTCAAATTGAATGGTTAATTGGCACGGGTTGAATATTTTGTACTATCTTTTGATATATGCTGGCACAAAATGGAGTGTAAAATAAGTGCCTcctttttcctttttattttggTCTTGTGGATGGTGCGTGACTGTAACATTAGGGATACAAAATGGAACCACGTGATTGACTTAAGCCATCAATAAATGCATTTGTTGTTCTTTGTCGATAAACGTGAATCATTCTGTTTTTGTTCGCACTACATCCTTTTCTTATAATAGGAATTTcaccattttttttaatcttttgacATGGATAGGATCATCAAAACACAGTCGACTTCATCTTGATTACTGAGTCACAAAGTGATTTCGATCCAGAGGTATCAAGGTCCAAAGAAATTTTTACTTATCACACATGCCATTGCAGGTACGTCCATTTCTCTAGAGTTAATTCTTGCTTGACGAATAAGGAGGTTTTCAGCAACAATGCTTTGAAGCCTCATATTTGCATCGTTAGTGTTCATCTTCTTTACTTATTGCTCCTATTAATGTCTATGCTTACAGAATTGCTCGTACAAGCCCAATATCATGGCTAATGAATGGCCACCAGATAGTGAAGCACGACTTTTCTGCTGCTTTCTGTGAAATAAATCTTAAACTTACCGTGCACAACTCCTCGGAGGATAATGTATCAGTTCGATTCACCACCCAAGATCCTACACCTCTCATCAACACAGTCAGCAATTCTGCTTCAGTTTCTGGAAATGAATTGGGTTGGTACGATATATCTCGTTCTAGTGACATTAAAGGAACATCTGATGTAACGGGAACTCGAGCTGGCAAGACCTTGTTGCCCGAGGGCATTTCATCTTTCATTTGGTCAGGATCAACTTCAACTCACTTCAACCTCGACCCATTTTCTTCCACTGAAGTTCCTATCCAGATTTGTGTATTTTCGCCTGGTACATATGATTTGTCAAATTACTCATTGCACTGGAATCTTTTACCAGCTGGTGGTAAAGGAGATGATGAGAACAAGTCGCGAATGTCATCTGGTACTTGCCAGGGGCATTCTTATCATATCACGGTGCTGCAAAAAGATTAGACATTTTTCTGTAAGTTCCTAATTTGAAAATGTGAATTATTTTTTGTGGTTTTTTTTACTTGCAACACATAAATCACGATGATTCCATTGTATTATTGTAGCAACGTAGAATTTAGAAATACAAAATCGAATAAGAATTGGTTGACCAATGCTATCAACTCGTGGTACTCAGACTAAACCAGTTACAGCTGAAACCCCCTGTATTTTTTTTCCCCCAAATTTTTATCCGTCTGGATGTTATAGATATGGTTTCTATTACTATAGATTGACATTTATCAGATTAATGATAGATATGTTTGAAGTGTTCAGTTTGATCTTTCAACGCCCAAATATACTCATTATTCATGTGTATAGCATGCAGTTACATTTTGATAACAAATTAAACaagaaaattttttgtacaagcGATGGATAAAGTATCTAGCCACTCTCTTTGCCCTTATTACCAACAAATGCAAAATTATTGGGTTCGTGAGCCTCGCCCAATTACTATCTGGAACaaccaaattaaaaaaaacgaaCTTTTCAAATCAATAAACCATATACAAACATATTACTCGTTGGTGAATATATGAATCATGTGACACAGGTCTTGGATCACTTCCATGGTCGAAGCGAAAGAACGACGATCAAGATGATGATGAACAAGAGCAAAATCCCGAAACAAGCCCATTTCCTGGTGTTCTTTTGATGCTTCCTGGCTACCTCAAGCTGCTTAGCTGCTCCCTGGACATAAGAATTGGCCCTATTCACCTGGCTCTCAATATCATCCAACTGCTCCCCCTGGCTTTGCACCAAAACCGCCATATCCAAGAACACTTGGTGCAGTTCCCTCAGATTCCTCTCTATTTCCTTGACAGCATCATGCCTCTCTTGGATCTCCATTATAGTATCCAAAACCTGCCCTCTCCCCTGTTGCTGTATCGCTTTCTGCAGAAAGTTCTCGCTCTCCCCCGTCTCTATCAGTCTATCCAAGATTTTCTCGTCCGGGTTCTCCCCTGTCACGGTGTAGTATCTCCGCTGCACCGTCTCTCTGTACTCGGAACCCATCCTCTGTCTCAGTTCATTGAACTTGTTCATGGTCCCCTGGAGCTTCTTCCTCAGGCCATTGACGACAGAAGTTCGAGTCCTGTCCGAGGAGCTTCCAGGGCCGCATCCAGGCACGCCGCGATTGGCCGCGTTGGAGCGGTCCAACTCTTCCAGGCCGAGTTTAATGCTTTTCGCGGTTTTTAGAGTGGCCGAAACATCGGAATCCATCCGTGATCGGAGGCTCTTTATGGCTCCAGCGTTGTGCATGGTCTTGCTTTGCTCGTGCGCGGCCTGGAGCTGGCCGTAAAGCGTCTCCAGGCCCTGGAGCTGGTCTTTGATCACCTGCACGTCCTGGAAAAATCTGTCCAGGTTCTCGCCACCTGTTTCGGGGGAGCTGCTGCTCATCTCTATAGTATGGGAATTCTCGTTTTCTCCCCGAGAGAATGATCTTGATAGCAGATCGTTCATTATTTCTCTTTAGTAATTATTCTTTCAGTTTTATGATTTGAAGCTGTATGggtatataaattatttattaatagcACAATTATGTGGAAAAATTCGGCAGGTTGAATGGGTAAGAAAAGAGACTTGTCAAATGAAACGCGCCTGCCTGTTAGTTTCTTGGAAATACACCAGTTAAGACCTCAAGTTTGCATAGAATGTTCCATCTGGCATGTCTATGTTATGATCCATTACAtatttcatgtttttttttttacgagaTTATACGAAAAAGGGTCTAAACATGGATACAAAATTATATACTAGTCTTTTTATGAGACAATTGGTTTCAATTTAACTAGTTTTCTCGTGGTTTTTGGGAGTTTGAATTTTTTAGTAATTggtttttgttattgtttttaCATATGATTAATATCTTGGATTAGAAATTTTGTTTATATGGCACAATTcataaaattcatgaaaaaatataatttatatcaacTAAAAAACGAACATAAAGTTCACTTAAAACATTATGATAATTCGTAATATTTCACATTTGATAAAttactaaatatttttttcaatattgACCATCAACATGACCTATAATTGATCTCTACCATCTTTTGTTTTATTaactatattaaaaaaatatgaaggTGGGTTATGCCCTCCATCGATCCGCCCCTTTCCGATATCACATcgacaaaaatatttattttggatCAATGTCTTaagattttcttaaaatttgtaGATAACAGGACGTGCTAAATTAAAGCATAAAAAAACTAAAAGCCATAAAAATGTTATTAACTAACCTCACGTTTGGTCTAgcttacaaaaaaaaatagtttccgTTATTGCTATTTTGTTTTAGCGTGTAAATGTGATGGTAGGGGGTAGATTTGGGAAAATTACATTTTCCAGTATTCAAAATTTATTGGTATACAGTAGACTctctttaattttaatatttcataatcaataatctctctaaaatttttaaaaaaattcagtcTCGACTTGATTCAATTTATAAATGAATAATTTCGATAGATTAATAAGATAATAAATTTTCGAGAGCTATTCTTATATAAATATACGATACTGTCAATAGTAATAATcctctaaaattataaaatatagcTTGGACAATTCAGTAAATATTATTCCCTTGGTGTTTGTTTTTTCTTGAAATTCCAATTTAATTGTAATTTGTTTCTAACTGAATTTCATCTATAACGTTTGTCATTGCATTCAAAAGTTCTGGTGTTGCATTCTCGAACTATAACTAAAAATTGTGAAGAGTTGTGTTTCCCTATGAGTGCTTTCTTTTGCGTAATTAGTTTCAAAAATATTGTATCATCAACTTTATCATCAATgtgttttcaattattttcgttgtaatttttttaagttttacaTTTGTGAACATATTTCATATCTATTTTCACctagataataaaaaaatatttttaaataaataatacgaaaaatattaattttacatcaatttaattattatatattaattagatCGAAAATTCATGACTTTTTGAATTaacaaattattaatttatcaatTATTTAATACctctataaattaataaaattttatgacCTCAACATTATTAATTTATCGAGGTTTTATTGTATGTTCAAAAGCGTATAAGAGCAAATACGTACGTACACGACTAATAATTATTCAAAAATCTCCAATTCCATGTAGGTCTTATGACCGATCAAATCAAATCGATTATAGTCTTTGAGAgataatattttcaatttgttaATGCGATCCAAATGACTCGATGTTAGAGTGTGCAAAGACATGCAAGTTGACTAAAAATGAGCAGTCATTCTGATCTTTATGTATTATCAAATTTCAGATAAAATCCACCATAATTTGTCCATTTTTTGTGAATAAATCTTTGTGATAGTTTCACATAGATAAATTCTCCCGATTGCATCCAGCTAGTGTGATATTTTTGTATTATTATCTATTTGcaattttgtcatttttttttccaacaTGACATTGATATGATGTCGACTTGACAGTCAAATATACAGTGTCAcatcaatattttaaattaaaaaagacttgaaatttctaaattttaacAATATGAGAATAATTTGGACCTAATTTTGACAATATAAATGTCGAAATTGTAAAAATGCAAAAGTATTGagcaaaaaattacaaatttttcttttaaaaaaatcatcttCACTGAAGAGgaaaaaaattgtttatttatttattttccgcACCAAAAGTACATTAAATCACCTAATTGAATAGATTATTAGATATATGATCTATCACTGCCTATACATAGATGATATCTATGCTCgaatacatatattttttattaagtgCAATGGTAGGTGCACAATTGTTTATTGGAGGCCCGTTAAGTTGCAAATCAATAAAACAATGGACTCAGATTTCATTGGGCCTTGATAATCCATTAACATGATCATCATCATTTAATTTGTAATTACATTTTTTTGCCCTTTCCCTTGAATGGATTATTCAAATCTGGCCATATCTTCGAGAAATGGTCTTTTAGTTGACATTTttctatgttttaaaaatatattatccaAACTTTACATTGCATTTATAATTACCCCGGAATtaaatttagtaattatttagctcatatatatacataaaatatataatatttgttttaGCGATCACTAAAGCTTAAAAATACAACTGAAAACATTAATTACCAACTTGTAATAACACTTATTCTTAACTATTAGGAAAACTACAAAATTAGTCATGCATATTTCTCTACAACTTTGGTCTTCTACTTTTCTATCTAATTAATCAAATTTCAGTATTGGTATCTTATCACTATTTTTGTCAatgaggtcttggcctagtggCCAAGACTGAGGCCCTGAGAGTCCCAAAGTTCTTAGCAGGTTCGATTTTCGCTGACTGTGTGTTagttttctaatttatttaggttGATTTAGTTATTTTCTTTACTTGAGACAAGCAAGTCTCGAGTCCATGCTTAAGTTCCGTCGGTTGTGCGGGCAATTTCACTTTGTTTAGTGTTATAATTTGATGTAATTTGATATCCGATGTACTTGTACTAAAAAAAATCTtatcactattttttttaaatcatttttctgACACGACGCTGGCGTGACATCTATGCCAAAATCGCAAACAAACATGTATACTTGCAAAATTATAActttctttaattattaatcacGTAACCAACAACATAAGCTAAGCAACAAATAAGAAGTGTGGACCTTTAGTTTATATCCATCGCAAATGATACTGATAAACTCATGATTCTGCAACGATAATGGTATTAATAGCCTGTCATGCATGTAAGGCTCAGATTTGCATAGAATATAAGAATATATATCAATATGAGAAGacatgcatgtattatgtataaGAGGACAAAACAGCATATATAATCATTAATGTACAAAATACTAGGTTTTTTATTACATTTTAGATTGATATCTTACACACGATGAAGGTAGTTGAAAACAGATGCTTGTAAGCACACAAAAACAACAGTACACGCATTAATGTTTAAGTTTTAAAGATTTCACCACCAAACACCAAATTTCCAAAGTTACGATCATGCATGATACAAACTCCGAAGTCCTCATATATTTAACCAGGTTTTATTATTATGCGAATAGAAACATAACCCACACAAACGATGTCATGATCGATCttacatatattaaacatgtcTGAACGACTGAAACCACCCGTGTCGACGATCGAGGGCGACTTGAGTCGAGAGAGCGAGCCGATCGAAAACCCAATAGACCGGCAgaagatatatatatgttttatatgattTTCTCCATGAAGGAGAAGGAAGATTAGCCAAGAATGAGTTGCCTTTCAGATAATTGGAAACCCGATACCGATTCCGATCCCAGTATCAGCCACGTTCGGAAACGGCTGAAAAGAAGTGCCGCGGAGATGATTGATATGAAAGGGAAGAAAAGTGGTAGCGTTCCCCTTTGAGAAAAGGTGACAGCTGGTTGCTTCTGAGGTGGGACGACTAGTGAACCTGTTCCCATCGGACTGCAGCACGATGGAGATCTGGGATTCTTCAGGCTGTGCGAACCATTCCTCTTTCTCATCGGCGTTTTTGTCGCTGATTCTCGAGTTCTTGGTGTTGAGGAAGCGGCCGCCGCTGCCTCTCGGGCGGCGCATGGCGTGAAGATGGCGGGATAAGTGCAGAAATGGCTGAAATAATTGGTGGAGATTTTTCTTTTTAGAATAATATCTGATATCTCATCTCAATAATATTTGAACTGTGTGTAAGGTAATAACCTCTgataatattttatcatttattattAGAAGTTGCAAATTAACACGAGAATATCAAACGAGAAGTGGAAAAATGTAGTGAGGGTACGTACCTTGCGGGGTTTGGTGAGTTTACTCTCCATCTCCGCCTTTGCCCGCGACCTTCTACGCCGCAAGATTCCGTTGTATTGTTTCGCGTTCACGAAAATCGGCCCTCCATCAGCAGACATGCTCAACGGTAACATGATCCGCCCCTGAAAACATACTAAATTTGAGGTGATCAATGAAATGCATTGAGTGTAgaaaatatatgcatgatttattactaacttgcatatatatatatatgaacattTTTGTTTTATAAATATGAACATGGCCCTCCATATTCCTGAATCTGGCTTTGCTGGAGAAATCAAGAATAGGAGGAAAAAATGGACGAACCGCGATTTGAGTTCCACAAGGTGAGTATACTCCAATGCATTGTTCAGCAGAGGGATGTTTTGAAAATACCTGCTTAATATATAATTCGTTTTCAAGAAACAGATCAGTACACAAGATTCTAGCTAGCTAGCACGCACCATTGTTTTCATTTTATTGACAAAAGTATATTAAGTGTGTGTTGTACCAGAGATTGGCAGAATCCAAGCTCCAAATGCCCTTGATTTTCAGTTTGAGTTCGATTCTTCTCCCCGTTTTCGACGGCTTTGCAGTCACCAAAATCATACCCTGCTCAACATGTGAAAGAAAGAACTGAGGCTTTCCAAAGCAACGCCAACGATATTATTTATGTTCAAATCATGTGAACCTTCCTGTAAGTTGTAACTTATACCGTGCAATTTTATTCAGAATTGTGCCTTATTTTCGACTCGAATAAACTAAGCTAGTTGCCATAATAGGTCAAATCTTGTGTGTTTTCACACCATTGTTAGTATGTTAATATGTCCCCCATCGGTTAGGTAAAATTTCTGGAAGTTCTATATATAAGATTGGACAATCTTCTCAATTAGATTGAGTTAAGTCCAAGTCCAAATCTTATAAACACTTAACCATCTATACTAGTGACTAAATATAATATTGTAACAAACCTATTCATTTTTCGTGACAACAATTCACTAAatatggttttttttaaaaaaaaaactcgtaGAAGTAAATTGACAATCACACAAAGTTTATCAAAATTTAGCAAATTCGATCGCGTTTTTAacgtttattttattatttttagatcaaatattATGTGTCATATATAATAGAACAGTGTCCATACATACACATCCCACCAAAACACTCCACGCTTATGAAACTTGACATAAATATGAAAAATCAAGAATTAATGTACATGCGCAGTGCATGCATCCTATTACTCTAGTCTAACTATTTACCTGAGAAAATAGTGAAGCGAGTTGCATTTCCCTTTGccatttgattttgatcattttGCATCAATTTATTACCGGCGGTGAAATCATTGAGGTCGAGGCCGGTGGATGAGATTATCTTCGATGGGACGAAAGATTCGCAATATGGCGGGTCGGATCCGAGTCCAGGCCACCGAGGAACAGCTGATAATACCCCACCCCCATTGATGGGATTTGGGACATGAATCCCATCGTGTTCTTTGAGGAATTCCGTGTGCATGGTCATGTTTAGCTTCAGTTCCTGCACTTTTCATCATCTTTCTTGCTTCAGGTAAAAACCCTAAGAACAGTACTTTCTATCTTTAAGCATATTCTAATAATTTAATTTCCTCAGAAAAATCTTTTTGTAATTTGCTTAGAAAAGTATATTGATTGTTCATCCATCAGTCAATATCTAGAAAATTTCAAAAGAATTCAGAAGGGAAaacatattaaataaaatatatactaGCTCATGTATTttccaaacaaaaataaaaaacagagATTTTTTCCCAAACAAACacctaaatatatttttaataaaaaatattcggAACCCCAAACAGACCTGGGGTTCttgtttcttaaaaaaaaaaaaactaaagtttccaagaaacaaaaataaataaaaataaaacaacatTCCAGTCAAATAGAGACTCGATACAATCAAGATGAACTAGTATTTCCCCAATAGGAAAACCaatttaattaaatggatatttTCCAGCCGGAATCTGAAAAGTTTCCAAAGttataaacaacataaatatctttttttttttttttttttttttgcaataacacacacacacacaaagaaAGGGAAGATAGAAAAATTTAGACAGCAAATGAAGATAGAAAAATAGTTGCACAATATATGTCACACTAATTAATAAAGTTCAAAAAGAAAATATAAAGTTTAGAACTAAGGTCACTGCTAATTAGTATCCTATATAATAATACATCCATGTACATCTTTCCAAGTCTAACAAGCCTTCTCAATATTGCCTAAAACAGATCAAATTATATCTACCAATCAATCCATCAAACATGCCACCAAAAGGCCTAGAAATCTCCAATCTGGATATATAATAATATCACTCAAAAAATCAATACCAAGAATCCAAACAGAAGAACTCCACTTCACTGTTCccaaatcaaatttaaaacCAGAATTTTATCAGAAAATCGAAATAGATTTATGCATCCAATGATCAAGAAAGAGCCCAAAAAAACAAAtcattaaaaatacaaaaataactTACATTTCCTGAAATATAATTCTTTTTTCAGATATCATTAAGATTAACTCTGATGAAAAGGGAAACTAAAGACACTTACCTTCTTAGGTAAAGTGGAAGGGAACAGTCTCCTTCAGAGTGAAAAACAAAGCACAAATCTGTCGGTAAAATTTCAAACAGCAGCCATTGGAGAGAAGAGAGAGGGAGAAAGAGAGAGAGAAGCTAGAGAAATGGTATGTATGTATAATGGTGAAAGCTACAGAGGAAAGGGCCAATCATATAATTTTCCTCTCATGCATTTgtgataatttaatattatttctcTTTTTTCCCCAAGcctttttgtttttaaattatataataatctAGTTTTTGGCGAGTGTTTGTTGCCTTGTTGGTTTCTCTACTCATTCTCAATTATATGGAGTTGGGATTAAAGGGGAAGACGACAAAAAAGGAGAGGGATTATGGAATAAATAATTCTTAATTTACTTCAAGTGGGTCGATCCATTATttaatttacaaataaaatgatttatattttgttaGGCAAATCAAGGATTGAAtgtaaaatataaatttgaattaCATATATTTTTAGTTAAAATTTTTCTTTAGTGATATTTATTTTTGAGAGTTGTTAAAATATATGTTAAATTGAGCTCAATTATTTGAATTTTGAGgaagttttattattattttgacgTAATTGATAATTACGATTGTGAAATAGGACTTGGTATATATATTTTCCAACCCCATATATAGTGCGGGATTAAGTTTTGTGCTTTTACTATTAATCCTTTACCTATGGTCCCTAAAGAAAAGGTTAAATTATttacattaaaaaatacatatattttaGATACCAACAATGAAAAGGACAAACATATGACATATCACATTCCTCGTAAGACAACTACAATGTAATTAATAAAGATCGTTAATTAATATTAAGACAATACTTATATGTAAGCATAATGGATTATTAATAAATTGATATAGGAAACAATTAAAGGAAAAATATGTGATAGTCGATGAATTCTAGCTAGTACCAAGGAATTtggtatttcaaaaataaaaatatcatcgcGTGAATTAAATTCGATTTTACATGAAATCATCGATAATCTTTTTTGTGTGAACCACGAATCTGAATTCTAAAATTTTTGACACAAATATTAAGATCCACATATATCCATAAACAAACGTGGAATTATAGTGAAAAATGATAATAAGATGTATAAAaatcacaaaattttaatattccaaAAGACTATAATATAG
It encodes:
- the LOC140886121 gene encoding syntaxin-121-like, coding for MNDLLSRSFSRGENENSHTIEMSSSSPETGGENLDRFFQDVQVIKDQLQGLETLYGQLQAAHEQSKTMHNAGAIKSLRSRMDSDVSATLKTAKSIKLGLEELDRSNAANRGVPGCGPGSSSDRTRTSVVNGLRKKLQGTMNKFNELRQRMGSEYRETVQRRYYTVTGENPDEKILDRLIETGESENFLQKAIQQQGRGQVLDTIMEIQERHDAVKEIERNLRELHQVFLDMAVLVQSQGEQLDDIESQVNRANSYVQGAAKQLEVARKHQKNTRKWACFGILLLFIIILIVVLSLRPWK
- the LOC140891926 gene encoding nuclear transcription factor Y subunit A-10-like isoform X2 codes for the protein MTMHTEFLKEHDGIHVPNPINGGGVLSAVPRWPGLGSDPPYCESFVPSKIISSTGLDLNDFTAGNKLMQNDQNQMAKGNATRFTIFSGYDFGDCKAVENGEKNRTQTENQGHLELGFCQSLVFSKHPSAEQCIGVYSPCGTQIAGRIMLPLSMSADGGPIFVNAKQYNGILRRRRSRAKAEMESKLTKPRKPFLHLSRHLHAMRRPRGSGGRFLNTKNSRISDKNADEKEEWFAQPEESQISIVLQSDGNRFTSRPTSEATSCHLFSKGNATTFLPFHINHLRGTSFQPFPNVADTGIGIGIGFPII
- the LOC140891926 gene encoding nuclear transcription factor Y subunit A-10-like isoform X1 encodes the protein MTMHTEFLKEHDGIHVPNPINGGGVLSAVPRWPGLGSDPPYCESFVPSKIISSTGLDLNDFTAGNKLMQNDQNQMAKGNATRFTIFSGYDFGDCKAVENGEKNRTQTENQGHLELGFCQSLQVFSKHPSAEQCIGVYSPCGTQIAGRIMLPLSMSADGGPIFVNAKQYNGILRRRRSRAKAEMESKLTKPRKPFLHLSRHLHAMRRPRGSGGRFLNTKNSRISDKNADEKEEWFAQPEESQISIVLQSDGNRFTSRPTSEATSCHLFSKGNATTFLPFHINHLRGTSFQPFPNVADTGIGIGIGFPII